The sequence CTCTACATCTTCACGTTGATCGGGCTCGCGACGAAGCTCGTGTCCGATCTCTGCTACGTGTGGGTCGACCCGCGCGTTCAATTCGAGCAACTGGAGCGCTGATTTGAGCCGACTCGCCGTCTCTTCCCGGATCGACGCCGCGCGCGCGCGGGTGTCGCCGTCGCCCGCGCGGCGCGTGTGGCTGCGCTTCAAGGAGCAGCGCCTCGGCTACTGGAGCCTCGTGATCTTCGTGATCGCGTTCGCGGCGAGCCTCGCCGCGCCGCTGTGGTCGAACGACAAGCCGATCGTCGTGCGCTACGACGGCCACTTTTACTTCCCGCTCTTCAAGAGCTATCCGGAAACGACCTTCGGCGGCGATTTCCCGACGCCCGCCGACTATCTCGATCCTTACGTGCGCGGCAAGCTCGACGCGCCCGGCAACTTCGCGCTGTATCCGCCGAACCGCTACTACTACGACACGCTCAACTACTTCTCGAAGCGGCCGAATCCGGCGCCGCCTTCGCGCGGGAACTGGCTCGGCACCGACGCGCAGGGGCGCGATTTGCTCGCGCGGCTCGTCTACGGGTTTCGCGTGTCGGTCGAGTTCGCGCTCGTCCTGACGTTCATCGGCACGCTGCTCGGCATTGCGGCGGGCGCGGTGCAGGGCTTCTTCGGCGGACGCATCGACATCGTCGGCCAGCGGCTCATCGAAATCTGGAGCTCGATGCCGGAGCTCTATCTGCTGATCATCTTCGCTTCCATATTCGAGCCGAGCTTCATCCTGCTGATCGTGCTGCTGTCGCTGTTCGGCTGGATCGGGCTGTCCGACTACGTGCGCGCCGAATTCCTGCGCAACCGCACGCAGGACTACGTGCGCGCCGCGCGCGCGATGGGGCTCACGAACTGGCAGATCATCTGGCGGCACGTGCTGCCGAACAGCCTCACGCCCGTCATCACGTTCCTGCCGTTCCGGATGAGCGGCGCGATCCTCGCGCTCACGAGCCTCGATTTTCTCGGGCTCGGCGTGCCGCCGCCGACGCCGAGCCTGGGCGAGCTGCTCGCGCAGGGCAAGGCGAACCTCGACGCATGGTGGATCTCGCTCGCGACGTTCTGCGTGCTCGTCGCGACGCTCCTGCTGCTGACCTTCATGGGCGACGCACTGCGCAACGCGCTCGATACGCGCGTCGCGGACACGACGCGCGCGGCGGGAGGCGTCCGATGAGCGCCGTGCGCAATGCGGACGACGGCGCGGCGGCGCCGCCGCGCGAGCCGCTGCTGTCGCTCGAGCGGCTGCGCGTGCGCTTCGGCGACACGCTCGCCGTCGACGACGTGTCGCTCGCGATCGGCCGCGGCGAGCGCGTCGCGCTCGTCGGCGAGTCGGGCTCCGGCAAGAGCGTGACCGCGCTGTCGGTGCTGCGCCTGTTGCGCGACGCCGACGTGAGCGGCACGATCCGCTTCGCGGGCGAGAATCTCGCCGACAAGAGCGAGCGCGCGATGCGCGGGCTGCGCGGCGCGGATATCGCGATGATCTTCCAGGAGCCGATGACGGCGCTCAATCCGCTCTTCACGGTGGGCGAGCAGATCGGCGAGACGATCGAGCTGCACGACGGCGTGTCGAAGCGCGACGCGCGCGAGCGTGCGATCACGCTGCTCGCGCGCACCGGGATCGACAAGCCGCGCGAGCGCGTCGACAGCTATGCGCACCAGTTGTCGGGCGGCCAGCGGCAGCGCGCGATGATCGCGATGGCGCTCGCGTGCCGGCCGCGCCTGCTGCTCGCCGACGAGCCGACGACCGCGCTCGACGTGACGATTCGCGCGCAGATCGTCGAGCTCCTGCTCGAGCTGCAGCGCGACGCGGCGGCCGAGCGCGGGATGGCGGTGCTTCTCATCACGCACGATCTGAACCTCGTGCGGCGCTTCGCCGAGCGCGTCGCGGTGATGGAGAAGGGCAAGCTCGTCGAATGCGGGCCGGTCGAGCGGATCTTCGACGCGCCCGAGCATCCGTACACGCAGCGCCTCCTGCACAGCCGGCCGCAGCGCGCGGTGTCGCCGGTGCTGCCGATCGCGCCCGTCGTGCTCGACGCGCGCGGCGTCACCGTGCAGTTCAAGCAGAAGCTGCCGGGTTTCGAGGGCTGGTTCCGCTCGGGGCGCTTCACCGCTGTGTCGGACGCGAGCGTGTCGGTACGGCAGGGCGAGACGCTCGGGATCGTCGGCGAGTCGGGCTCCGGCAAGTCGACGCTCGCGATGGCGCTCCTCGGGCTGCAGAAGGTCGCGCACGGCGACATCGAATTCGAGGGCCGCGCGCTCGCGAGCTTTCACGGCCGCGAGCGGACCGCGCTGCGCGCGAACATGCAAGTGGTATTTCAGGACCCCTTCAGTTCGCTTTCGCCGCGGCAGACGATCGAGCGGATCGTGTCCGAAGGGCTCGAGCTGCATCGCCCGCAGCTCGCGGCCGGCGCGCGCCGCGACAAGGTGATCGCCGTGCTGCGCGAAGTCGGCCTCGACCGTACCGTGCTGCATCGCTATCCGCACGAATTCTCGGGCGGCCAGCGCCAGCGGATCGCGATCGCGCGCGCGCTCGTGCTGGAGCCGCGCGTGCTTGTGCTCGACGAGCCGACGAGCGCGCTCGACGTGTCGATCCAGCAACAAGTGTTGAAGCTGCTGTCGAATCTGCAACGCAAATACAACCTCGGCTACGTGTTCATCAGCCACGATCTGGAAGTGATCGGCGCGATGGCGCACCGGGTCGCGGTGATGCAGGGCGGGGCGATCGTCGAGACGGGCGATGTCGAGCGGATCTTCACCGATCCGGTGCATCCTTACACGCAAAAATTGCTGAAAGCCGTTCGTTAAGTATGATGAATACGAATGGTGCAAGAAGTTTGATTGAAATTCTCAATTCCTTTTGACAAACAAATACTTCGTGGCTAGTATCGACCGAAATTTTTCCGCTAATCAGCTGAGTTTCCAGCGCAAATCCATCGACCAATGCAGCACCGATATCTGACCCAGGCTTGCACGCGCGTCGTCGCCGGGATGTTCGTCGGCGTCCTGATCGCTGCAGCTCCCGGCGCGTTCGCCGACGAAGTCAGCAGTTCCAGTCAGAATGCCGTCGGTTCGGCTCAAGCCGAATCGGCCTCCTCCTCCCAGAATCTCCAGCAGGTCAGTGCCGCGACGCCCGCGAAGAGCCAGGGCGGCGCGAAGTCATTCCTGTCGGGCATGGCCGGCAAGGCGGGCGACGTCGTCGTCGGCGCGCTGAACATGATTGGCGTGCGCTATCGCTGGGGCGGCAACACGCCGGATTCGGGCCTCGACTGCAGCGGCTTCGTGCGCTACGTGTTCCAGGACACGCTCGGCATGTCGCTGCCGCGCCGCGCGGAAGAGATGAGCCGTGTCGGCGAGAAGGTCCGGATGAGCGAGCTGAAGCCGGGCGACCTCGTGTTCTTCAACACGATGCGCCGCACGTTCTCGCACGTCGGCATCTACATCGGCGACAACAAGTTCGTGCATTCGCCGTCGACGGGCAGCACGATCCGCGTCGACGATCTCGATAGCGGCTACTGGGAAAAGCGTTTCACCGGCGCGCGCCGGATCGAGACGCAGTTCTCGGCGAAGCCCGACGATCTGCGCCAGCGCGTGAAGGCGACGATCGGCGACGGCAACGTCAGCGCGACGAGCGCGAACGGCAGCAACTGAGTCGCGCACCGCTCGCGCCGGCCGATTGCCGGGCGCGTCGAAGCCCCGCTCTCCGATGGAAGCGGGGCTTTTGCTTTTGGGCGGCGGTTCCGAGGTGATGCGGCGCGTGCGCGGCGCGCCGGGGCGGCCGCCGTCGAGCGCGCGGCCGCGAGCTTGCGCTGCAGCTCCGGCATGATTCGCGCGACCGCTTCCTCGCCTGCGAGGATCGCCGCGTTGCGCTGGTTGAAGTCGCTGCCGCCCATCGCGGCGAGGTTCGGGCGGATCACGACGTCGGCGTATTTGTCGAGCTCGTAGGTCTTGATCGTCTGACCCATGATCGTGAACGTCTGCAGCAGCATTTCGATCGGATTGCCGGTCGTCGCGCCGTCCGGGCGCGCGGAGATGTCGACCGCGATCACGAAGTCCGCGCCCATCCTGCGCGTGAACGACGCGGGCACGGGGCTCACGAGTCCGCCGTCGACGTATTCGCGATCGCCGATCCGCACCGGCTCGAACACCGACGGCACGCTGCACGAAGCGCGCACCGCGAGCCCCGTGTTGCCGCGCTGGAACAGGATCGGCTGGCCGCTCTTCAGATCGGTCGCGACGATGCCGAGCGGTTTCGTCATCTTCTCGATCGGCCGGTTGCCGAGCGTCTTGTTGATGAAGTTCTGCAGCGCGACGCCTTGCAGCAGGCCGCGCGAGCGGAACGGCGTCGCCCAGTCGCTGATCGACGCCTCGTCCATCGCGAGCGCGAGCTTGTTGATCTGCAGCGCGTTCATCCCCGATGCGTACAGCGCGCCGACGACCGAGCCCGCGCTCGTGCCGGCGACGAGCTCGATCGGGATGCCGCGCGCCTCGAGCGCCTTCAGCACGCCGACGTGCGCGAAACCGCGCGCGGCGCCGCCGCCGAGCGCGATGCCGATCCGGACCGGCTTTTCGCGCGGCTGCGGCGGGTTCGCAGGCAGCGTGACGGCGCCCGACGTCGTCGGCTTCGTGCCGGTCGACGTGCAGGCGGCGAGGATGGCCGACGCGCAGGCGAGCGTGAACGTGCGGCGGGACAAACGGGGGGACGACATCGGCTCGATCTCCAACTGCGGACCGTGCGCGGCCGCGATGGGCGCGCCGCGCACGGCGACATTCCGGCGGCCACGCCGAAAATTGCGCGCGACCATGCGCGGCGCCGGCATGGCGGCCGCGGCGCGCACATCATAAAGCAACTGGCGGCGCGCGCGCGAAAGCTTCGGCCGGGCGGCGAGGCGGCCGTTGGCCGAATGGCCAGGGGGCGAGGCCGGCTGGCGTTTGAGAAGATATCCGGGCGCGAGATTCGTTCGCCGCTGCCGGGGCGCCGGAATGCGAAGGCTGCGGGGCTCGAGGCGGACCGGTCGCGTGCGGCGCTGCGCCGCGCCGCTTGAAGGGGCGTGTGGGCGCGTAAGTTGGGCGATGACGCGCGGCCCCGCCGCAAACCGCGCGAGCCGGGCGTCGCGCGACGAGGAAGCGCCGCGCGGCGAGTATAATTCGTGCTCTTTGCGTTCCGGTCGCGCATGCACCCCGGCATTGCCGTGCGGCGTGCGCCGCCGCGTCGTTTCAATTGATGCGCCGTTTGAAGCGTTCGAGCTATCGTTTATGACCCGTCCTGTCCGCACCCGTTTCGCGCCGAGCCCCACGGGCTTCATCCACCTGGGCAACATCCGATCCGCGCTCTATCCGTGGGCCTTCGCCCGCAAGATGAAGGGCACGTTCGTGCTGCGGATCGAGGATACCGACGTCGAGCGCTCGACCGAGGCGTCCGTCGACGCGATCCTCGAAGGAATGGCATGGCTCGGCCTCGATTACGACGAAGGCCCGTTCTACCAGATGCAGCGGATGGACCGCTACCGCGAAGTGCTCGAGCAGATGCGGGAGCAGGGCCTCGTCTATCCGTGCTACATGTCGACGGAAGAGCTCGACGCGCTGCGCGAGCGCCAGCGCGCGGCGGGCGACAAGCCGCGCTACGACGGCACGTGGCGCCCCGAGCCGGGCAAGGTGCTGCCGGAGCCGCCCGCCGGCGTGAAGCCCGTGCTGCGCTTCCGCAATCCGTTGACGGGCGCGGTCGAGTGGGATGATGCGGTGAAGGGCCGGGTCGAGATCTCGAACGAGGAGCTCGACGACCTCGTCATCGCGCGTCCCGACGGCACGCCGACGTACAACTTCTGCGTCGTCGTCGACGATCTCGACATGGGCATCACGCACGTGATCCGCGGCGACGACCACGTGAACAACACGCCGCGTCAGATCAACATCCTGCGCGCGCTGGGCGGCGAGGTGCCGGTGTACGCGCACCTGCCGACCGTGCTGAACGAGCAGGGCGAGAAGATGAGCAAGCGCCACGGCGCGATGAGCGTGATGGGCTATCGCGACGCCGGCTATTTGCCGGAAGCGGTGCTCAACTATCTCGCGCGCCTCGGCTGGTCGCACGGCGACGCGGAGATCTTCTCGCGCGAGCAGTTCGTCGATTGGTTCGATCTCGAGCATCTCGGCAAGTCGCCCGCGCAGTACGACCACAACAAGCTGAACTGGCTGAACAACCACTACATCAAGGAAGCGGACGACGCGCGTCTTGCCGAGCTCGCCAAGCCGTTCTTCGCGGCGCTCGGCGTCGACGCCGACGCGATCGCGAAGGGCCCTGGCCTGGCGGGCGTGATCGGGCTCATGAAGGATCGTGCGTCGACGGTGAAGGAGATTGCGGAGAACTCGGCGATGTTCTATCGCGCGCCCGCGCCCGATGCCGACGCGCTCGCGCAGCACGTCACCGAGGCGGTGCGCCCGGCGCTCGCCGATTTCGCGGCGGCGCTGAAGGCGGCCGACTGGACGAAGGAGGCGATCGCGGCCGCACTGAAGGCGACGCTCGGCGCGCACAAGCTGAAGATGCCGCAGCTCGCGATGCCGGTGCGCCTGGTCGTCGCGGGCACGACGCACACGCCGTCGATCGACGCAGTGCTGCTGCTGTTCGGTCGCGACGTCGTCGTGTCGCGTCTCGAAGCGGCGCTCGCATAGCGCGCGCAAGCCGAGGCCGCGTGGTTCGAATGGTTCGATGTCCCGAGTGCGCGGCTTCGCAAAGAATTTTGCTCGAATCGCAAATGGGGTATTTACAAACCTCAAAACCGTCTCTACAATCTCGCTTCTCTGTTGTTCAGCAGTCAACGAGACACGGGGGTATAGCTCAGCTGGGAGAGCGCTTGCATGGCATGCAAGAGGTCAGCGGTTCGATCCCGCTTACCTCCACCAGTTGAACGCAGAGTGAGTGAGGTTTGCGAAGCATTGAGTGACAGAAAAAATGCTTCACAAACGGAATGAAAGAAGTTAGAATTTCATTCTTTGCTGTTGGTGAAAATTGACGGCAAGAACAAAGCAGTAAGACAAATCTGAAAAGATTTTGTCCCCTTCGTCTAGAGGCCTAGGACATCACCCTTTCACGGTGAGTACAGGGGTTCGAATCCCCTAGGGGACGCCAAACATCAGCGGCGTTTCATTGGAAACGAAGCGGGTCGGCAAGAGCGTAACCGACGCTTGTCGATCAGGGTGCAAGAAGTGGAGCGGTAGTTCAGTCGGTTAGAATACCGGCCTGTCACGCCGGGGGTCGCGGGTTCGAGTCCCGTCCGCTCCGCCAGATCGAGAGCCCGTTCAGGCTGCATGTGAACGGGCTTTTTCGTTAAAGGTGTAAGCAGTACGTTGTCCCCTTCGTCTAGAGGCCTAGGACATCACCCTTTCACGGTGAGTACAGGGGTTCGAATCCCCTAGGGGACGCCAACACAAGGCGTCGTTCGAACGAAACGTCGAGACGATGCGCCGGCAGGAAGCACCGACGCCTGCCAGGCAAGCAGCAAGACTGGAGCGGTAGTTCAGTCGGTTAGAATACCGGCCTGTCACGCCGGGGGTCGCGGGTTCGAGTCCCGTCCGCTCCGCCAAATCGAAGCCCGTTCAGGAACGCCTGAACGGGCTTTTTGTTTTCCGTCCCGATTCCTGCCGGATTGTTCGGTGCATCGTGGCCGCATGCGTGCAAATCGGCATTGCAACGCGCGCCGGCTGCGCTATCGTGGCGATGACGCAGGTTTTGCGAACACGCCATGTCCGATTCCGCCGCCGCTCCTCTCGTCTATCTGCTGCGCTCCGCCGAGCCGGGCGACTTCGAATTCGCGGAAGCGCTCACGCACGGCAACATGAATGCATACTACGAGCGCCACGGCCTCAAATGGCGCGCGGATCTCTTTTTCGCGAGCTGGCGCGACTCGGAGAACTTCATTCTCGAGCTCGACGGTTCGCCCATCGGTTTGTTGAGAATCACCGAAGAGGGCGATTCGCTGCACATCCGCGACGTGCAGATCGCGCCGGGGCATCGGCAGCGCGGCGCGGGTACGTACCTGCTCGAGATGTCGCATCGCTTCGCGAAGGCGCGCGGCTTGCGGGAGACGCAGCTGCGCGTGTTCGTCGACAACCCGGCCGCGCGGCTCTATCTGCGGATGGGCTATCGGCTCGCGGGGCCGCGTCTTGCGCAGTTCGGGTCGATCCGCCATATGGTGCGGCTCGTGCCGCGGTGAGGCCGCATGCGCGGCGGAGCCTCGTCGGGCGAACGGCGAAACGGCGCGAACGAATCGAGCGAGGCGACGGGGCGGCGCGTGCGCGATCGAGTGCGCGCCGCGTACGTAGAGCGTTGGCCGACGCGGATTCGATAAATGGCTTGCGTGAGGCGCGCCGCGATGGGCAGAGCATCTAGCAGTCCGAACGGGCGCGCGAACCTGCCTCGGCTCGCGGGGGGAACGACCGAGATCGACGGCTTCGCCTTGAACGCGCCGTGCCGCGCCGCGTCGATTCGGGACGGCGACCGAGGTCGATTGATTCCGTCGTGTTCGTCCGGACGCGCCGCTCGCAAGCGGAGTCGTCCGTCACATCCCGAAGGCCGAGCGCTCCGCCGGCCCGGTCGATCCGACCGCACCCGCCCGCCGTCACAGCAGCGGTCCGGCGTCCCCGTCGTCGGCCTGCGCGAGTTCCGCCGCCGCATGCACGTCGCCGCGCTGAATGAAGGCGCGAGGGCTCGCCCCGAACGCGCGCCGGAACATCGCGGAGAACGCGCTCTGGCTCTGGTAGCCGAGTTCGTGCGCGATGTGCGATAGCGGCCGCCCCTGGTTCAGGAGCGGAATCGCGCGCGCGAGCAGCGCCTGCTGACGCCATTGCGAAAAACTCACGCCGAGCTCCTGCTTGAAGAGCCGTGCGATCGTCCGCGTGCTCGCGCCGACGCACGCCGCCCAGTGCTCGAGCGATTCGCCCTGAGCCGGATGCGCGAGCACCGCTTCGCACAGCGCGCGCAGCCGCTTTTCGGCCGGCATCGGCACCGCGA comes from Burkholderia savannae and encodes:
- a CDS encoding GNAT family N-acetyltransferase, with the protein product MSDSAAAPLVYLLRSAEPGDFEFAEALTHGNMNAYYERHGLKWRADLFFASWRDSENFILELDGSPIGLLRITEEGDSLHIRDVQIAPGHRQRGAGTYLLEMSHRFAKARGLRETQLRVFVDNPAARLYLRMGYRLAGPRLAQFGSIRHMVRLVPR
- a CDS encoding C40 family peptidase, which translates into the protein MQHRYLTQACTRVVAGMFVGVLIAAAPGAFADEVSSSSQNAVGSAQAESASSSQNLQQVSAATPAKSQGGAKSFLSGMAGKAGDVVVGALNMIGVRYRWGGNTPDSGLDCSGFVRYVFQDTLGMSLPRRAEEMSRVGEKVRMSELKPGDLVFFNTMRRTFSHVGIYIGDNKFVHSPSTGSTIRVDDLDSGYWEKRFTGARRIETQFSAKPDDLRQRVKATIGDGNVSATSANGSN
- a CDS encoding ABC transporter permease — its product is MSRLAVSSRIDAARARVSPSPARRVWLRFKEQRLGYWSLVIFVIAFAASLAAPLWSNDKPIVVRYDGHFYFPLFKSYPETTFGGDFPTPADYLDPYVRGKLDAPGNFALYPPNRYYYDTLNYFSKRPNPAPPSRGNWLGTDAQGRDLLARLVYGFRVSVEFALVLTFIGTLLGIAAGAVQGFFGGRIDIVGQRLIEIWSSMPELYLLIIFASIFEPSFILLIVLLSLFGWIGLSDYVRAEFLRNRTQDYVRAARAMGLTNWQIIWRHVLPNSLTPVITFLPFRMSGAILALTSLDFLGLGVPPPTPSLGELLAQGKANLDAWWISLATFCVLVATLLLLTFMGDALRNALDTRVADTTRAAGGVR
- the gltX gene encoding glutamate--tRNA ligase, translating into MTRPVRTRFAPSPTGFIHLGNIRSALYPWAFARKMKGTFVLRIEDTDVERSTEASVDAILEGMAWLGLDYDEGPFYQMQRMDRYREVLEQMREQGLVYPCYMSTEELDALRERQRAAGDKPRYDGTWRPEPGKVLPEPPAGVKPVLRFRNPLTGAVEWDDAVKGRVEISNEELDDLVIARPDGTPTYNFCVVVDDLDMGITHVIRGDDHVNNTPRQINILRALGGEVPVYAHLPTVLNEQGEKMSKRHGAMSVMGYRDAGYLPEAVLNYLARLGWSHGDAEIFSREQFVDWFDLEHLGKSPAQYDHNKLNWLNNHYIKEADDARLAELAKPFFAALGVDADAIAKGPGLAGVIGLMKDRASTVKEIAENSAMFYRAPAPDADALAQHVTEAVRPALADFAAALKAADWTKEAIAAALKATLGAHKLKMPQLAMPVRLVVAGTTHTPSIDAVLLLFGRDVVVSRLEAALA
- a CDS encoding ABC transporter ATP-binding protein, producing MSAVRNADDGAAAPPREPLLSLERLRVRFGDTLAVDDVSLAIGRGERVALVGESGSGKSVTALSVLRLLRDADVSGTIRFAGENLADKSERAMRGLRGADIAMIFQEPMTALNPLFTVGEQIGETIELHDGVSKRDARERAITLLARTGIDKPRERVDSYAHQLSGGQRQRAMIAMALACRPRLLLADEPTTALDVTIRAQIVELLLELQRDAAAERGMAVLLITHDLNLVRRFAERVAVMEKGKLVECGPVERIFDAPEHPYTQRLLHSRPQRAVSPVLPIAPVVLDARGVTVQFKQKLPGFEGWFRSGRFTAVSDASVSVRQGETLGIVGESGSGKSTLAMALLGLQKVAHGDIEFEGRALASFHGRERTALRANMQVVFQDPFSSLSPRQTIERIVSEGLELHRPQLAAGARRDKVIAVLREVGLDRTVLHRYPHEFSGGQRQRIAIARALVLEPRVLVLDEPTSALDVSIQQQVLKLLSNLQRKYNLGYVFISHDLEVIGAMAHRVAVMQGGAIVETGDVERIFTDPVHPYTQKLLKAVR